A single region of the Epinephelus moara isolate mb chromosome 16, YSFRI_EMoa_1.0, whole genome shotgun sequence genome encodes:
- the gp9 gene encoding glycoprotein IX (platelet), translating to MPSTLSLAVFLVWATSSTHTTGQACLCSAPLPAGRQVNCSFLNLMELPHLPPDITELHVQDNQLTSVSPGLFDKLVRLKKVSLSGNPFHCDCRIQYLRNWLLGNKAIVPKEPTCASPSSVAHKAITELSNDFFSSCAAPSCTNGTFDVIMAVMLCCLVVLLLLSLRLARTSTFILYIDERHSGFEADSLCSLKPKHRKRLLTTDSDFSTTSLPCTEDLEKPLLNMELLPQVLDVLHKKHNINIKAT from the coding sequence ATGCCCTCCACTTTAAGCCTAGCTGTCTTCCTTGTCTGGGCCACGTCcagcacacacaccactggTCAGGCCTGCCTATGTTCGGCCCCACTGCCTGCTGGTCGGCAGGTCAACTGCAGCTTTTTAAACCTGATGGAGCTGCCTCACCTGCCCCCAGACATCACAGAGCTCCATGTGCAGGACAACCAGCTCACCTCAGTGTCTCCAGGTCTGTTTGACAAACTGGTCAGACTGAAAAAGGTCTCTCTATCTGGGAACCCCTTCCACTGTGACTGCAGGATCCAGTACCTGAGGAACTGGTTGCTGGGGAACAAGGCTATTGTGCCCAAGGAGCCCACCTGTGCCAGTCCGAGCTCTGTAGCTCACAAAGCCATCACTGAACTCAGCAATGACTTCTTTTCTTCCTGTGCAGCACCGAGCTGTACCAATGGGACGTTTGACGTCATAATGGCAGTGATGCTGTGCTGCCTCGTTGTTCTGCTTCTGTTGAGCTTGAGATTAGCCAGAACCTCCACCTTTATCCTGTACATAGACGAGAGACATTCAGGATTCGAGGCCGACTCTTTGTGCTCGCTGAAGCCCAAACACAGGAAGAGGCTGCTCACCACAGATTCAGACTTCAGCACCACTTCCCTCCCTTGTACAGAGGATCTAGAAAAGCCTCTTCTCAACATGGAGTTACTGCCACAAGTGCTGGATGTGTTGCACAAGAAGcacaatataaatataaaggCGACCTGA